The proteins below are encoded in one region of Belonocnema kinseyi isolate 2016_QV_RU_SX_M_011 chromosome 1, B_treatae_v1, whole genome shotgun sequence:
- the LOC117177114 gene encoding trypsin-like, with protein MRIRGKGGEVVMIRVGVENVKKESGLDENRRSSSWEDNDSSNLHIRQKRVINIRKQGDGPVTIGTVPYIVNIRRDNISECAGTILSAVHILTPYQCVYPASLERYTILSESAMRNSGYLHTIKKRTLVEPNKRLALIEVSPDIDFHFGPNRPIRIFSGVIPHIVYGIFSGWGCTVPGAQYEHEPQYPNQLMQVRLPIISLEECIRIYWGRATITNRNICTLDTSLRRGTCIGDLGGPLVLRIPPLYVPELVGIMSVLRAREFGKYPDVFTSLNHLDIYDWISDEIQHNV; from the exons ATGAGAATAAGAGGAAAAGGAGGGGAAGTGGTAATGATTAGAGTGGGTGtagaaaatgtgaaaaaggaGAGTGGACTTGATGAGAACAGAAGAAGTAGCAGCTGGGAAGATA ATGACTCCTCAAATCTTCACATTCGTCAAAAGCgtgtaattaatataagaaaGCAAGGAGATGGGCCAGTTACGATTGGAACCGTTCCTTACATTGTCAATATTCGAAGAGATAATATTAGTGAATGCGCAGGTACTATATTATCGGCCGTACATATCCTAACTCCTTATCAATGTGTTTATCCAGCCTCTCTAGAACGGTACACCATTCTCTCTGAGTCAGCAATGAGAAACAGCGGATATCTTcacacaataaaaaaaagaacactaGTTGAACCCAATAAAAGATTAG CGTTAATTGAAGTTTCTCCAGATATTGACTTTCACTTTGGTCCTAATAGACCAATTAGAATATTTTCCGGAGTTATACCGCATATAGTGTATGGTATTTTTAGTGGCTGGGGATGTACGGTACCAGGAGCTCAATATGA ACATGAACCTCAATATCCGAACCAATTAATGCAAGTCCGACTACCGATAATTTCACTGGAGGAGTGTATTCGTATTTATTGGGGTCGGGCTACAATtacaaatagaaatatttgtactCTTGATACCAGTTTAAGAAGAGGCACTTGCATAGGAGATTTAGGAGGTCCCCTAGTGCTCAGAATTCCTCCACTATATGTTCCTGAACTGGTTGGAATAATGTCGGTGCTGAGAGCAAGGGAATTTGGAAAATATCCGGATGTTTTTACTAGCCTTAATCATCTTGACATTTATGACTGGATTTCTGATGAAATTCAGCACAATGTCTGA